Proteins encoded by one window of Teretinema zuelzerae:
- a CDS encoding ABC transporter ATP-binding protein, with the protein MIENNTGESRGALPKAPSGASLEAVGLAKQWPMKRVSVSFALKAGESIALLGPSGCGKSSVLRMIAGFLSPDSGTLLMDGRDIAAVPPGKRSVGMVFQEHALFSHLRVDDNIGYGLISEGMSRRESREAAAQWLERFGLQGFGRRRIESLSGGEKQRIALARTLAPGPRVVLFDEPLSALDANLRGRLRSELRERQLELGYTAIYVTHDEEEALVLADRVVRMD; encoded by the coding sequence ATGATCGAAAATAATACCGGCGAATCGCGCGGAGCTCTGCCGAAGGCTCCGTCAGGGGCGTCTTTGGAGGCGGTCGGGCTGGCAAAGCAGTGGCCGATGAAACGGGTGTCTGTTTCCTTTGCGCTGAAAGCGGGAGAGTCGATAGCCCTGCTCGGGCCGTCCGGCTGCGGGAAATCCTCCGTGCTGCGCATGATAGCGGGCTTTCTGTCTCCCGACTCGGGGACGCTGCTGATGGACGGCAGGGATATCGCGGCGGTTCCTCCGGGGAAACGCTCGGTGGGCATGGTGTTTCAGGAGCATGCGCTTTTTTCGCATCTTCGCGTGGACGACAACATCGGATACGGTTTAATTTCGGAGGGGATGTCCCGCAGGGAAAGCCGCGAGGCAGCCGCGCAGTGGCTTGAGCGCTTCGGTTTGCAGGGGTTCGGCCGGCGCAGAATCGAGTCCCTTTCCGGAGGCGAAAAACAGCGGATCGCCCTCGCGCGCACGCTGGCTCCCGGTCCGCGGGTCGTTCTCTTCGACGAGCCCCTTTCCGCCCTGGACGCGAACCTCCGCGGCCGCCTTCGCTCGGAATTGCGCGAACGCCAGCTTGAGCTCGGGTATACGGCGATCTATGTGACCCACGACGAAGAGGAAGCCCTCGTCCTTGCCGACCGCGTCGTCAGGATGGACTAA
- a CDS encoding ABC transporter permease, producing the protein MKLNPMRGCALRRPAPGGMILLLTAGAGAAALLAALLSFFIPAGAALLAASGSDSPAGGAPGVGFSRLFSALGFTLLQALLSSLTAMALGVPAAFLTARREFPGRRLLLSLSGIPLCIPPIIIALAFVLFYGRQGYLNTALMRIFRLEEPPVTFLYSLSGVVLAHGLYNFPVVLRTVSRVWERLPASEEEAAALLGASPFRIFRTVTFPHLAGAVLSSSVLVFLYCFFSFVIVLLFGGVGGTTLEVELYLAIRAGFDYRAAGWIAVVETVSALGIVFAYQAIQKKLSEGASGFRNPAKRTGFASRTEKTLAVVFLAAIAVFFLGPLLLVVARSFSFFPGGQYTGRSAASLAAWKTLLFRPAFAPSLFATIGTAAAVALVSAAAGTFFAVWERVSPRRLLSMLPLAPLAVSSVMLGFGWRLLVPRGSVWMLVCAGSALAWPFAWTQIRAAIDRIPPSVMDAALLLSKSPLEAHARVTLPLAAKGILSGAALVFAISAGDATLPLVLSIPKFENLPLMLYRLVGSYRFAEACACAVLLALLSGFVFFLQDSEGFESPGEE; encoded by the coding sequence ATGAAACTGAACCCGATGCGGGGGTGTGCGCTCCGCCGGCCGGCCCCCGGCGGCATGATCCTCCTGCTGACGGCCGGAGCCGGAGCCGCCGCCCTGCTAGCCGCGCTTTTATCGTTTTTTATTCCTGCCGGCGCGGCGCTCTTAGCCGCGTCGGGAAGCGATTCTCCGGCGGGAGGCGCGCCGGGAGTCGGCTTCTCCCGGCTGTTCTCAGCCCTCGGCTTCACGCTGCTTCAGGCCCTGCTTTCCTCGCTGACTGCGATGGCCCTCGGCGTTCCCGCCGCGTTTCTGACGGCACGCAGAGAATTTCCCGGACGCAGACTGCTGCTCTCCCTTTCCGGAATCCCCTTGTGCATTCCTCCGATCATCATCGCTCTGGCCTTCGTTCTTTTTTACGGCCGGCAGGGATATTTGAATACGGCGTTGATGCGGATTTTCCGGTTGGAAGAGCCGCCTGTCACTTTTCTATATTCTCTTTCCGGGGTGGTGCTTGCACACGGGCTCTATAATTTCCCGGTCGTGCTCCGCACCGTTTCGCGGGTCTGGGAGCGCCTGCCCGCCTCGGAAGAGGAGGCCGCCGCGCTTTTGGGCGCGAGTCCGTTCAGGATATTCAGGACGGTGACCTTTCCGCATTTGGCGGGAGCGGTTCTCTCCTCGTCCGTGCTGGTGTTTCTCTATTGTTTTTTCAGCTTCGTCATCGTGCTTCTGTTCGGAGGGGTCGGCGGCACCACGCTCGAGGTAGAGCTGTACCTGGCGATACGGGCCGGATTCGACTATCGCGCGGCCGGCTGGATCGCCGTCGTCGAGACGGTCAGCGCCCTCGGCATCGTGTTCGCCTATCAGGCTATCCAGAAAAAACTGTCCGAAGGGGCTTCAGGATTCCGGAATCCGGCGAAGAGAACCGGGTTCGCCTCCCGTACGGAAAAGACTCTCGCGGTTGTCTTTTTGGCTGCGATCGCCGTATTCTTCCTCGGCCCCCTGCTGCTTGTCGTTGCCCGCTCTTTTTCCTTTTTTCCCGGAGGGCAGTATACGGGACGGTCCGCGGCGAGCCTTGCCGCCTGGAAGACTCTGCTTTTCCGGCCCGCTTTCGCGCCTTCCCTGTTCGCCACGATCGGGACGGCGGCGGCTGTTGCACTTGTTTCCGCGGCCGCCGGGACCTTTTTCGCCGTATGGGAGCGCGTCTCGCCGCGAAGGCTGCTTTCGATGCTTCCGCTGGCGCCCCTCGCGGTGTCCTCGGTGATGCTGGGCTTCGGCTGGAGGCTGCTGGTTCCCCGGGGCAGCGTGTGGATGCTGGTATGCGCCGGTTCGGCTCTGGCCTGGCCGTTCGCGTGGACTCAGATCCGGGCAGCGATCGACCGTATTCCTCCTTCGGTAATGGACGCCGCCCTGCTTCTTTCGAAAAGCCCTCTGGAGGCGCATGCGCGGGTAACGCTGCCGCTCGCGGCGAAGGGCATTCTTTCAGGAGCCGCCCTCGTATTCGCCATCAGCGCGGGAGACGCGACGCTGCCGCTGGTGCTGAGCATTCCGAAGTTTGAAAATCTGCCGCTGATGCTGTACCGGCTCGTCGGTTCGTATCGGTTCGCGGAAGCCTGCGCCTGCGCTGTGTTGTTGGCGCTTCTCAGCGGCTTCGTGTTTTTCTTGCAGGATAGCGAGGGATTCGAGTCCCCGGGCGAGGAGTGA
- a CDS encoding thiamine ABC transporter substrate-binding protein, whose product MKTRLFSFCACSVFFSLMVPAVLSAGGKSDADVSKTVTVYAYDSFTADWGPAPELARLFAEKTGMTVEFVSCGDAAQVLSRAVMERKSPGADVLVGIDNNLLPAARSAGVLTAYKPAGSDAVDSSLLLSGDWLLTPYDWGYFAFIFDTASSVRRPENLEDLCSPEYKGKIILMDPRTSTPGIGFLAWTMGAYGDRWTDYWSRLKDNVLTLAPGWDTGYGLFTSGEAPLVISYTTSPAYHLEYEQTERYQALVFPEGHAMQIEGLGLVKRAANSEGGKAFIDFMLTDEAQAVLPLTQWMYPVSASVELPASYRLAPRAEKTVAAPVDAVGKAVNQAVSILGR is encoded by the coding sequence ATGAAGACCCGTCTTTTTTCATTCTGCGCATGTTCAGTATTTTTCTCATTGATGGTTCCCGCGGTTTTGTCCGCGGGAGGAAAGAGCGACGCCGACGTCTCAAAGACGGTCACGGTGTACGCCTACGATTCGTTCACCGCTGATTGGGGGCCCGCTCCCGAGCTTGCCAGGCTGTTCGCGGAAAAAACCGGAATGACCGTCGAATTCGTGTCCTGCGGCGACGCGGCCCAGGTGCTTTCGCGCGCGGTCATGGAACGCAAGAGCCCGGGAGCCGATGTGCTGGTCGGGATCGACAACAACCTTCTTCCCGCGGCGCGTTCCGCCGGCGTTTTAACGGCGTACAAGCCTGCCGGTTCCGACGCTGTCGACAGCTCTCTGCTGCTCTCCGGCGACTGGCTGTTGACGCCGTACGACTGGGGCTATTTCGCCTTTATTTTCGATACTGCTTCTTCGGTGCGGCGCCCGGAAAACCTTGAAGACCTGTGTTCTCCCGAGTACAAGGGGAAAATCATTCTGATGGATCCGCGGACCAGCACCCCCGGAATCGGGTTTCTTGCCTGGACGATGGGTGCCTACGGCGACCGGTGGACTGATTACTGGAGCCGCCTGAAGGACAACGTTTTGACGCTCGCTCCCGGCTGGGACACCGGCTACGGACTGTTCACCTCAGGCGAAGCTCCTCTCGTGATCAGCTATACCACGAGCCCCGCTTATCACCTTGAATACGAGCAGACCGAACGGTATCAGGCCCTGGTGTTTCCCGAGGGACACGCGATGCAGATCGAAGGGCTCGGGCTGGTAAAGAGAGCCGCGAATTCCGAGGGCGGAAAGGCCTTTATCGATTTCATGCTCACCGACGAGGCGCAGGCTGTGCTGCCCCTTACCCAGTGGATGTACCCGGTTTCCGCGAGCGTCGAGCTGCCTGCTTCCTATCGCTTGGCTCCCCGCGCGGAGAAAACCGTTGCGGCGCCGGTCGACGCGGTCGGCAAGGCGGTCAATCAGGCCGTATCGATTCTGGGTAGATGA
- a CDS encoding PfkB family carbohydrate kinase, with translation MRTVLSIGSASVDIKAFSYQEDVQNAYREGTIDLVPGGVARGMAINLRQLGFTTAICSVVGQDIFGEYIRKNLETAQVRTELLRTSPNGTTALFSVMGAQGASSSCIYSNAILSQIAVDADFLQKVEELKIDTFVIDSNLSIETLEALYALKAAGKTFGKHPLFVFQNATSPDIARKTLPWAPLIDLFGANEFEAAAILEEAPGSLLPTEETASRFRALGYRSFIITFGDRGVLVGIGDKTWIEKPYIPSSVVDTVGAGDAFASGFLYGHLRGKSEKACIRYGLACARETIATRETVCGILTAEFLENYDHPS, from the coding sequence ATGCGCACAGTGCTCAGCATCGGATCGGCTTCGGTCGACATAAAGGCTTTCAGCTATCAGGAAGACGTACAAAACGCGTACCGCGAAGGAACGATCGATCTGGTGCCGGGAGGAGTAGCCCGGGGGATGGCGATAAACCTGCGCCAGCTCGGCTTCACGACCGCGATCTGCTCGGTCGTGGGCCAGGACATATTCGGCGAATACATACGAAAAAATCTGGAGACGGCGCAGGTCCGCACGGAGCTCCTGCGCACAAGCCCCAACGGAACCACAGCGCTTTTTTCCGTCATGGGAGCCCAGGGAGCGTCCTCGTCGTGCATATATTCGAACGCCATCCTTTCTCAAATCGCGGTGGACGCCGATTTTCTGCAGAAGGTCGAAGAACTAAAAATAGACACCTTCGTCATCGACTCGAATCTGTCGATTGAAACTCTCGAAGCCCTCTACGCCCTGAAAGCGGCGGGCAAAACATTCGGCAAGCATCCGCTCTTCGTCTTCCAGAACGCGACCTCTCCGGACATCGCGCGGAAAACCCTCCCCTGGGCGCCGCTGATAGACCTCTTCGGCGCGAACGAATTCGAAGCCGCCGCCATTCTGGAAGAAGCGCCGGGATCCCTGCTTCCGACCGAAGAAACAGCCTCGCGCTTCCGCGCTCTCGGATACCGCTCCTTCATAATCACCTTCGGCGACCGGGGAGTCCTCGTCGGGATCGGAGATAAAACCTGGATCGAAAAACCCTATATCCCGTCGAGCGTCGTGGACACCGTCGGCGCGGGAGACGCCTTCGCCTCGGGCTTTCTGTACGGCCACCTCAGGGGAAAATCGGAAAAGGCATGCATCAGATACGGCCTGGCCTGCGCCCGCGAAACCATCGCGACCAGGGAAACCGTCTGCGGGATCCTCACCGCCGAATTCCTGGAAAATTACGACCACCCATCCTGA
- the rny gene encoding ribonuclease Y: MNVLYVVLPAAGLFLGWTIRWLYARFQLSASEQRAERVKQDAIKEAEAQKKEILLEAKEQLIRERNQQERENRERRSELQRYERRLTLKEEALDKRTETMDKQDEKIAEQEKHLAEREKFIDGEEERYRLELERISGLTSEEAKALIIKDLENEAKHDAQLLLNKIEQEAQLSSEKKARDVLVSTIQRIATETTSDITVATVSLPSDEMKGRIIGREGRNIRTLETLTGVDVIIDDTPEAVVISCFDPVRKEIAKVSLERLILDGRIHPARIEEIVQKVTREISQKIYEEGEKVLFDLGIHNMSQEGVRALGRLYFRTSYGQNVLYHSKEVAMIAGMLAAEIGANRELAKRSALLHDIGKGAENDSDQNHAEVGMEMARKMNEDARVINAIGSHHNDVEPSCIESVLVQIADAISAARPGARRETIDNYVKRLENLESIAEGFTGVEKAYAIQAGRELRVLVNNEKIPDADVKELGRNIAKKIENDLRYPGRIRVTLIRETRIVEYAR; the protein is encoded by the coding sequence ATGAATGTATTGTATGTTGTCCTGCCTGCTGCCGGTTTATTTCTTGGATGGACTATTCGCTGGCTGTACGCCAGATTTCAACTATCTGCATCTGAACAAAGAGCGGAACGTGTAAAACAGGACGCAATTAAAGAAGCAGAAGCGCAAAAGAAGGAAATTCTTCTAGAAGCAAAAGAACAGCTTATTCGGGAAAGAAACCAGCAGGAGCGGGAAAATCGTGAACGCAGGAGCGAGCTGCAGCGCTATGAGCGCAGGCTTACCCTGAAGGAAGAAGCGTTAGACAAACGCACTGAAACGATGGACAAGCAGGATGAAAAAATCGCCGAGCAGGAAAAACATCTTGCGGAGCGGGAAAAGTTCATCGACGGAGAAGAAGAACGGTATCGTCTGGAGCTTGAACGAATCTCCGGACTTACATCAGAAGAGGCGAAAGCCCTTATTATCAAGGATCTTGAGAACGAGGCGAAGCACGACGCGCAGCTTCTGCTCAACAAGATCGAGCAGGAAGCGCAGCTTTCCTCGGAGAAAAAGGCCCGCGACGTGCTTGTGTCTACGATACAGCGCATCGCGACCGAGACTACGAGCGACATCACCGTAGCGACGGTAAGCCTTCCCAGCGACGAAATGAAGGGACGGATCATCGGACGCGAGGGGCGGAACATCCGCACGCTCGAGACGCTGACCGGAGTCGACGTCATTATCGACGATACTCCCGAGGCAGTGGTCATTTCCTGCTTCGATCCCGTGAGAAAGGAAATCGCGAAGGTTTCGCTCGAACGGCTCATTCTCGACGGACGAATCCATCCCGCGCGCATCGAAGAGATCGTGCAGAAGGTTACCAGAGAGATTTCGCAAAAGATTTACGAAGAAGGGGAGAAAGTCCTCTTCGATCTGGGCATACACAACATGAGCCAGGAAGGCGTACGGGCTCTCGGCCGCTTGTACTTCCGCACGAGCTACGGACAGAACGTCCTGTACCACTCGAAGGAAGTCGCGATGATAGCCGGAATGCTCGCCGCCGAAATCGGCGCGAACCGCGAACTCGCCAAGAGATCCGCGCTGCTGCACGATATCGGAAAGGGCGCGGAGAACGATTCCGACCAGAACCATGCCGAAGTCGGTATGGAGATGGCGCGGAAGATGAACGAGGACGCGCGCGTCATCAACGCGATCGGTTCTCACCACAACGACGTAGAGCCGTCGTGCATCGAGTCTGTTCTTGTGCAGATCGCCGACGCAATTTCAGCCGCAAGGCCGGGAGCGCGCCGCGAGACCATAGACAATTACGTGAAGCGGCTTGAAAACCTGGAGTCGATCGCCGAAGGATTCACCGGAGTAGAGAAAGCGTACGCCATTCAGGCCGGCCGCGAACTCCGGGTTCTCGTGAACAACGAGAAGATTCCCGACGCCGATGTAAAGGAATTGGGACGCAATATAGCCAAGAAGATCGAAAACGATCTGCGCTATCCCGGACGCATCCGGGTAACTCTCATACGGGAAACCAGAATTGTAGAATACGCGCGATAG
- the lptB gene encoding LPS export ABC transporter ATP-binding protein yields the protein MSDILRVEGLNKFFRKKHAVRDVSFSMNSGEIMGLLGPNGAGKTTSFYMVVGFYRPDSGHIYLNDLRITSLPMYKRARAGLSYLPQEASVFRKLTVEENIWAILETRRDLTKDEKKYRLDSLIDEFGIGGNRKQQAYTLSGGERRRTEIARSLAIEPKFLLLDEPFAGIDPIAVHDIKEIIRRLAGQGIGILITDHNVRDTLEITDRACIINKGEIVEEGPKDYILSSEIARSVYLGEQFRM from the coding sequence ATGAGTGACATATTGCGGGTTGAAGGGCTCAACAAGTTTTTCAGGAAAAAGCATGCCGTCCGCGACGTCTCCTTTTCGATGAACTCGGGGGAGATCATGGGTCTGCTCGGGCCGAACGGCGCGGGAAAGACCACCTCCTTTTATATGGTCGTCGGCTTTTACCGGCCGGACAGCGGCCATATTTACCTGAACGATTTGAGGATCACCTCTCTTCCGATGTACAAGCGCGCGCGGGCCGGTCTTTCGTATTTGCCCCAGGAAGCCTCCGTATTCAGAAAATTGACGGTAGAGGAGAACATCTGGGCCATACTGGAGACCAGGCGTGACCTTACCAAGGACGAGAAAAAATACCGGCTCGACTCCCTGATCGACGAGTTCGGCATCGGGGGGAACCGCAAGCAGCAGGCCTACACTCTTTCCGGCGGCGAGCGGCGGCGCACCGAAATAGCGCGCTCCCTTGCCATCGAGCCGAAGTTTCTGCTGCTCGACGAGCCCTTCGCGGGAATCGATCCGATCGCCGTACACGACATCAAGGAGATAATCCGGAGGCTTGCCGGCCAGGGGATCGGGATTCTGATAACCGACCACAACGTCCGCGATACGCTGGAAATCACCGACAGGGCATGCATAATAAACAAGGGTGAAATAGTCGAAGAGGGGCCTAAGGACTACATTTTGTCGTCTGAAATCGCCCGATCGGTATATCTCGGCGAGCAGTTCAGGATGTAA